The Streptomyces sp. NBC_00162 genome window below encodes:
- a CDS encoding DLW-39 family protein — protein sequence MKKLLLVALAAIGGLLVYRQIQADRAEQDLWTEATDSVPSGSGV from the coding sequence GTGAAGAAGCTGCTCCTGGTCGCACTGGCCGCCATCGGCGGGCTCCTCGTGTACCGCCAGATCCAGGCGGACCGCGCCGAGCAGGACCTGTGGACGGAGGCAACTGACTCCGTGCCCTCTGGTTCCGGTGTGTGA